In one window of Actinomycetota bacterium DNA:
- a CDS encoding type II toxin-antitoxin system VapC family toxin, with product MSVPDDLRVWTGTPVVIDASAGFKWFDTHEPSADVAADLLEEHSAGRVALLAPEHFLLEVTHVLGRRRVTDEVTRCVDTLMGFDVLIVPLERDLLIESATIAAQRGLPVYDAAYVALAELVDAVLVTADRTQARAAKCAVRLLR from the coding sequence ATGAGCGTGCCTGACGATCTCCGTGTCTGGACGGGGACGCCGGTCGTCATCGACGCGTCCGCCGGCTTCAAGTGGTTCGACACACACGAACCGAGCGCCGACGTGGCGGCCGACCTGCTTGAAGAGCACTCCGCCGGCCGGGTCGCACTCCTGGCGCCGGAACACTTCCTGCTCGAGGTCACCCATGTGCTCGGCCGGCGGCGTGTGACAGACGAGGTCACGAGATGCGTCGACACGCTCATGGGGTTCGACGTCCTCATCGTCCCGCTCGAACGCGACCTGCTGATCGAGTCCGCCACGATCGCCGCTCAGCGCGGCCTGCCCGTCTACGATGCAGCCTATGTGGCCCTCGCGGAACTGGTCGACGCCGTGCTCGTCACCGCCGACCGGACGCAGGCGCGCGCCGCGAAGTGCGCCGTGCGCCTGCTACGCTAG
- a CDS encoding acetoin utilization protein AcuC, translated as MQPMWPSRNWSTPCSSPPTGRRRAPRSAPCACYASWGEVAAMPDVALIYDPALDDYDLGEMHPLRPERVAFSVSLMEALGLLGDGPGRARTVAPSAASDDDLLLVHSRAYVDAVKRCSAPPYPDDPAHGLGTADNPVAPRMHETSALICGGAVLGLAAVLDGRAERTFNVAGGLHHAHRDRAAGFCVYNDPAVAIAAARRDRPGVRLAYLDIDAHHGDGVEEAFYETDEILTISLHESGRYLFPGTGFPSECGTGDGAGFALNVPMPPYASDACYALAFERVVAPALRAFAPAALVMQCGADAHFADPLTSLGLTLDGHRSLVRGAVTVAREAFGGRIAACGGGGYAWWSVVPLAWTNVLAELLEAEPDDETPEPWRASLADASGRPAPY; from the coding sequence ATGCAGCCTATGTGGCCCTCGCGGAACTGGTCGACGCCGTGCTCGTCACCGCCGACCGGACGCAGGCGCGCGCCGCGAAGTGCGCCGTGCGCCTGCTACGCTAGCTGGGGGGAGGTTGCCGCCATGCCCGACGTCGCGCTCATCTACGACCCCGCTCTCGACGACTACGACCTCGGCGAGATGCACCCGCTGCGCCCGGAGCGCGTCGCGTTCTCGGTGTCGCTCATGGAGGCGCTGGGGCTGCTCGGGGACGGGCCGGGGCGGGCGCGCACCGTCGCGCCGTCCGCAGCGAGCGACGACGACCTGCTGCTCGTCCACTCGCGCGCGTACGTGGACGCGGTGAAGCGCTGCTCGGCGCCGCCCTACCCCGACGACCCCGCGCACGGCCTGGGCACCGCCGACAACCCCGTCGCGCCCCGCATGCACGAGACCTCCGCGCTGATCTGCGGCGGTGCGGTGCTCGGGTTGGCGGCCGTGCTCGACGGCCGTGCCGAGCGCACGTTCAACGTCGCCGGAGGTCTGCACCACGCCCACCGCGACCGCGCGGCCGGCTTCTGCGTCTACAACGACCCCGCGGTCGCGATCGCTGCGGCACGCCGCGACCGGCCGGGGGTGCGGCTGGCCTACCTCGACATCGACGCGCACCACGGCGACGGCGTCGAGGAAGCCTTCTACGAGACCGACGAGATCCTCACGATCTCGCTGCACGAGTCGGGCCGCTACCTGTTCCCCGGCACCGGCTTCCCGTCGGAGTGCGGCACCGGCGACGGCGCGGGCTTCGCGCTCAACGTCCCGATGCCCCCGTACGCGAGCGACGCGTGCTACGCGCTCGCGTTCGAACGCGTGGTGGCGCCTGCGCTGCGCGCCTTCGCACCCGCCGCGCTCGTGATGCAGTGCGGAGCCGACGCCCACTTCGCCGACCCGCTCACCTCGCTCGGCCTGACGCTCGATGGGCACCGCTCGCTCGTGCGCGGCGCGGTCACGGTCGCGCGCGAGGCGTTCGGCGGACGCATCGCGGCGTGCGGAGGCGGCGGCTACGCGTGGTGGTCGGTCGTCCCGCTCGCGTGGACGAACGTGCTCGCCGAGCTGCTCGAGGCCGAGCCCGACGATGAGACACCCGAGCCGTGGCGCGCCTCGCTCGCCGACGCGAGCGGGCGGCCCGCGCCCTAC